Proteins encoded in a region of the Bacillota bacterium genome:
- a CDS encoding helix-turn-helix domain-containing protein: protein MITENKRQVHIEQVESDTVLKDKRKRGWFWDNNEVFDSDLSKNAILVRLYIAKCANGDRQAWPSLNTIAKHCKVSKPTVIKALKELEEKGWLQKIIRRQTNDEYVSTVYILKDPPETSEASIPFKKGGSKTVLPPVKNEVSEEKAATKGVVNSFNHPVKQVDNLVKQFDPNKTQGIRPSEQDKNNKLLISSLRSDINNSAVNFQSTDTVVGDDYEKLDTPNQCDSHPQAGAADTAVNQKNEVAPMPNNKELISLLVKEYRAIEDIQGSEGDYAFIGAVFNKYGYDRVLEAIYELSVAAIAQEIRKPLLYLKGILENSDRNNARNNSGDRKMKHQKPKVQDEIVIDYKGQKYSEVEFLAMHRDGRISEEDFLAHAPEKTFIKSMY from the coding sequence ATGATAACAGAAAATAAAAGACAAGTCCACATCGAACAGGTTGAATCAGATACCGTTTTAAAAGATAAACGTAAACGCGGGTGGTTTTGGGATAACAACGAGGTTTTTGATTCAGATTTATCAAAAAATGCGATATTAGTTAGATTATATATAGCAAAGTGTGCCAATGGGGACCGCCAGGCATGGCCTTCTTTAAACACCATTGCCAAGCACTGTAAAGTTAGTAAGCCTACAGTTATTAAGGCTCTTAAAGAATTAGAGGAAAAAGGATGGCTGCAAAAGATCATTCGTCGACAAACAAATGACGAATATGTAAGCACCGTTTATATTTTGAAAGATCCCCCGGAGACATCGGAGGCATCAATTCCCTTTAAAAAAGGGGGTAGTAAAACAGTTTTACCACCGGTAAAAAATGAGGTAAGTGAAGAGAAAGCAGCTACAAAGGGGGTGGTAAACTCATTTAACCACCCGGTAAAACAGGTTGACAACCTAGTAAAGCAGTTTGACCCTAATAAGACCCAAGGAATAAGACCCAGTGAACAAGATAAAAACAATAAGTTGTTGATATCTTCACTACGTTCAGATATCAACAACAGCGCAGTGAACTTTCAGTCCACTGACACTGTCGTCGGCGACGATTATGAAAAGTTAGATACACCAAATCAATGCGATAGCCACCCACAAGCGGGTGCAGCAGATACAGCAGTCAATCAAAAAAACGAAGTGGCCCCTATGCCCAATAACAAAGAACTGATATCCCTCTTGGTCAAAGAATACCGAGCCATTGAGGACATTCAAGGCAGTGAAGGAGATTATGCCTTCATCGGTGCTGTTTTTAACAAGTATGGTTATGACCGCGTGTTAGAAGCTATTTATGAACTATCCGTGGCTGCCATTGCCCAGGAGATACGTAAACCGCTCTTATACCTAAAGGGCATTTTAGAAAACTCAGACCGGAACAATGCTAGGAACAATTCCGGGGATAGAAAAATGAAACATCAAAAACCCAAAGTACAAGACGAAATAGTTATTGACTATAAGGGCCAAAAATACTCTGAAGTAGAATTTTTAGCAATGCACCGTGACGGTCGTATTTCGGAAGAAGATTTCCTGGCCCATGCACCGGAAAAAACATTTATAAAATCAATGTATTAG